Proteins encoded by one window of Chloroflexota bacterium:
- a CDS encoding DUF3467 domain-containing protein has product MAEEKKRKPRRVNLELPQELDPTYANFAVISHTPNEVVIDFAQLLPGMPKGRVKARVVLTPTSAKMVQQALRQNLEKFEGRFGKIPGPDRQSNTFDSGSGSLGGMQWSVGSEDDDEPEENSAPPESGE; this is encoded by the coding sequence GTGGCGGAAGAAAAAAAACGAAAGCCCCGTCGAGTCAACCTGGAACTGCCGCAGGAGTTGGACCCCACCTACGCCAACTTTGCAGTAATCAGTCACACCCCCAATGAAGTGGTGATCGATTTCGCCCAATTGCTGCCTGGTATGCCCAAAGGACGGGTCAAAGCCCGCGTGGTTCTCACCCCCACATCCGCCAAAATGGTCCAGCAAGCCCTGAGACAGAATCTCGAAAAGTTCGAAGGCCGTTTCGGCAAAATACCGGGTCCCGATCGCCAGAGCAACACCTTCGATTCTGGATCAGGCTCCCTGGGCGGTATGCAATGGAGCGTTGGCTCCGAAGACGACGACGAACCCGAAGAGAACTCAGCCCCGCCAGAGTCGGGTGAATAG
- a CDS encoding haloacid dehalogenase produces the protein MDQLADIIESIRSDLTERNDVRDRTLRRSRELIRLCAHSIRAVHRHDLETASELLAEAREAAALMVADLEAMPDLFYTGYTQDALKELTEAHVVYALVAGNPLPTPQELGVPSGSYLKGTSEAATEMRRFVLDLIRRGRVEDAEPYLAIMDDIYSLHITIDFPDAITGGLRRQTDVLRATLERTRGDLTMALRQEQMREALLAFEARVMSDQPSNEQG, from the coding sequence TTGGATCAACTTGCCGACATCATTGAATCGATACGTTCCGATCTCACCGAACGCAACGATGTGCGTGATAGAACCTTGCGGCGTTCCCGCGAGCTGATTCGCCTTTGCGCGCACAGCATCCGCGCCGTTCATCGCCACGACCTGGAGACGGCCAGCGAGCTGCTGGCCGAGGCACGCGAGGCCGCTGCTCTGATGGTCGCCGACCTGGAGGCAATGCCGGACCTGTTTTATACCGGTTATACGCAGGATGCTCTCAAGGAGCTGACCGAGGCCCACGTGGTATACGCGCTCGTCGCGGGCAATCCATTGCCGACCCCCCAGGAGTTGGGCGTGCCGTCGGGCAGTTATCTCAAAGGGACGTCGGAGGCAGCCACTGAGATGCGGCGTTTCGTGTTGGATCTGATTCGCCGGGGCCGCGTCGAAGATGCCGAGCCCTACCTGGCAATCATGGACGACATCTACAGCCTGCATATCACCATCGATTTTCCCGATGCCATCACCGGCGGACTGCGGCGCCAAACCGACGTGCTCCGGGCTACGCTGGAACGCACCCGCGGTGATCTGACAATGGCCCTCCGGCAGGAACAGATGCGAGAGGCCCTCCTGGCCTTTGAAGCCCGGGTTATGAGTGATCAACCCTCCAATGAGCAGGGATAA